The Chthonomonas sp. genome includes a window with the following:
- a CDS encoding ABC transporter ATP-binding protein, whose protein sequence is MDEPAQEGKPARKAIDRAIIRRVLGLFKPHRQIVLGILGSVAIAVLLGLLPPFLLQQIIDKGLAKGDFALVTRLSIWTIILVLAGAGMTLLYGWLGAIMGQRIMCDMRRKLFTHLQGMSLRFFSSTRTGDIQTRLISDVGGVQNVVSSTITDALSNVAICVSALIAMFLMDWRLTLVAIGLTPIFMGLGNKVGDFARKVRKGTQEQTSELNSMMQENLSVSGVLLAKTLGRADLVAERFEVENQNLAGWQIKSVVLQYAFFGMIRMITQMIPAVVYWFAGWLLGRGDMNITVGTLVAFTALQNRLFFPLTGIVGLQVELLGSIALFERIFEYLDLPHDITERPNARSLRSQDVKGEVRFEHVSFSYDAQSQDRTLRDISFEAKPGQLIALVGPSGAGKTTLNYLVPRLYDVDSGAITIDGIDLRDIKLADLGQIVGAVTQETYLLHTSISQNLRISKPDATQEEMVAACEAAAIHDHIMSLPEGYETIAGERGYKLSGGEKQRLAIARAILKNPRILILDEATSALDTKSERLIQQSLDSLMEGRTTFAIAHRLSTILHADLILVLKDGVIVERGKYEELLQLDGLFAQLYKEQHRGLTPDPA, encoded by the coding sequence ATGGACGAACCGGCACAAGAAGGGAAGCCCGCACGCAAAGCAATTGACCGTGCCATCATCCGGCGTGTGTTGGGCCTCTTCAAGCCCCACCGTCAGATCGTTCTTGGAATCCTTGGTTCGGTAGCCATCGCGGTCCTTTTGGGGTTACTGCCGCCATTCTTACTCCAGCAGATCATAGACAAAGGGCTGGCCAAGGGTGACTTTGCCCTGGTCACTCGGCTCTCAATTTGGACGATCATCTTGGTGCTCGCGGGCGCAGGGATGACTCTGCTGTACGGTTGGCTCGGCGCGATCATGGGTCAGCGGATCATGTGCGACATGCGCCGCAAGCTGTTCACCCACTTGCAGGGGATGTCGCTTCGCTTCTTCAGCAGTACGCGGACTGGCGACATTCAGACTCGTTTGATCAGCGACGTGGGCGGTGTGCAAAACGTCGTGAGCAGCACGATCACCGACGCGCTCTCGAACGTGGCGATCTGTGTTTCTGCGCTGATTGCCATGTTCCTGATGGACTGGCGACTGACCTTGGTGGCCATTGGCTTGACGCCAATCTTCATGGGTTTAGGGAACAAGGTCGGCGATTTTGCACGGAAGGTCCGCAAGGGGACGCAGGAGCAAACCAGCGAACTCAATTCGATGATGCAAGAGAATCTGTCGGTCTCGGGGGTCTTGCTCGCCAAGACGCTGGGGCGGGCGGATTTGGTCGCCGAGCGGTTCGAGGTTGAGAATCAGAATCTGGCCGGTTGGCAGATCAAATCGGTCGTGTTGCAATACGCCTTCTTTGGCATGATCCGGATGATCACGCAGATGATTCCGGCAGTCGTGTACTGGTTTGCCGGGTGGCTGCTTGGCCGCGGAGATATGAATATCACTGTCGGGACGCTGGTGGCCTTCACCGCGCTCCAAAACAGGCTGTTCTTCCCGCTGACCGGCATCGTTGGGCTCCAGGTCGAGTTGCTCGGGTCGATCGCGCTATTCGAGAGGATCTTCGAGTACCTGGATCTGCCGCACGACATCACCGAGCGGCCTAACGCCCGCTCGCTCCGGTCTCAGGACGTCAAGGGCGAAGTGCGGTTCGAGCACGTGAGTTTTTCGTACGACGCTCAATCACAGGATCGGACGCTGCGGGACATCTCGTTTGAGGCCAAGCCTGGGCAACTGATCGCCTTGGTGGGGCCGAGCGGGGCGGGCAAGACGACCCTGAACTATTTGGTGCCCCGACTATACGATGTGGACTCTGGTGCGATCACGATCGATGGGATCGACCTCCGGGACATCAAGCTGGCCGACCTCGGGCAGATCGTAGGCGCGGTGACACAGGAGACGTACCTCCTGCACACGTCCATCAGCCAGAACCTGCGCATTAGCAAGCCCGATGCGACCCAAGAAGAGATGGTGGCCGCGTGCGAGGCGGCAGCGATTCATGACCACATCATGTCGCTCCCCGAGGGGTACGAGACCATAGCGGGTGAGCGGGGTTACAAGCTCAGCGGCGGGGAGAAACAGCGACTCGCGATCGCGCGGGCGATCCTGAAGAACCCTCGCATTCTGATCTTGGATGAGGCGACCAGCGCTCTCGATACAAAGAGCGAGCGCCTGATTCAGCAGTCGCTGGATTCACTCATGGAAGGACGCACGACGTTTGCGATCGCGCACCGGCTCTCGACCATCTTGCATGCCGACCTCATCTTGGTCTTGAAAGATGGCGTGATCGTCGAGCGGGGCAAGTACGAAGAACTGCTCCAGCTAGACGGGCTGTTTGCGCAGTTGTACAAAGAGCAGCACCGGGGCCTGACGCCAGACCCCGCCTAA
- a CDS encoding D-cysteine desulfhydrase family protein, which yields MVSPIPLIVKPTPCHRLERASQQLGIDLWIKRDDLTGFALGGNKGRKLEYLMAQAMADGCDTIVTCGATESNFIRQLAAACAVCGIRCVAVVMETPYEDGFAPPTTPHTGIGNPTITQLFGADIHVLPNGTWDALFAAMDAKSAELQRGGANVHTIPIGGSSGLGAYAFLQAADELPACDVIVCPTSSGSTLAGLQLAFEGFATRVIGIAADPEPALKDDVLRVANELRALLELPEVDASTFDLRREFVGPGYGVPSAEGDAALRWLAQTEGILLDPIYSAKAFAGLLDMAKRGDFNGETVVFWHTGGIPALWAFC from the coding sequence ATGGTCTCGCCGATCCCACTCATCGTCAAACCGACCCCGTGCCACCGACTGGAACGGGCGAGCCAGCAGTTGGGCATCGACCTCTGGATCAAGCGAGACGATCTCACCGGTTTTGCCCTCGGCGGCAACAAGGGCCGCAAACTGGAGTACTTGATGGCCCAAGCCATGGCGGATGGCTGCGACACCATCGTGACCTGCGGTGCAACCGAGTCGAACTTTATCCGGCAACTGGCCGCCGCCTGCGCGGTGTGTGGAATCCGGTGCGTGGCCGTCGTCATGGAGACCCCTTACGAAGACGGATTTGCCCCGCCGACCACCCCCCACACGGGCATTGGCAATCCGACCATCACCCAGCTCTTTGGCGCGGATATCCACGTACTCCCGAACGGCACCTGGGACGCCCTTTTCGCGGCGATGGATGCCAAGTCGGCGGAACTCCAGCGTGGCGGGGCCAACGTTCACACGATCCCCATCGGCGGTAGTTCAGGACTCGGAGCTTACGCCTTCCTGCAGGCCGCCGACGAACTACCAGCGTGCGACGTTATCGTTTGCCCCACCAGCAGCGGCAGCACCCTGGCTGGGCTCCAGTTGGCCTTCGAGGGGTTCGCCACGCGTGTGATCGGCATCGCCGCCGATCCCGAGCCCGCTCTCAAGGACGATGTTTTGCGCGTGGCGAACGAACTCCGCGCGCTGCTTGAGTTGCCAGAGGTCGATGCCAGCACTTTCGATCTAAGGCGTGAGTTCGTGGGGCCTGGTTACGGGGTGCCCAGCGCAGAGGGCGATGCGGCCCTCCGCTGGCTGGCCCAGACCGAAGGGATACTGCTCGACCCCATCTACTCCGCCAAGGCCTTCGCGGGCCTGCTCGACATGGCAAAGAGAGGCGATTTCAACGGCGAAACCGTCGTTTTCTGGCACACTGGCGGGATCCCCGCGCTCTGGGCGTTCTGCTAG
- a CDS encoding DUF2752 domain-containing protein, with product MVRFEPAPDRRSILGHLYWFLSWVFVVVVALWLRPSHFGHGTHQQLGLPPCPSVLLYGRPCPGCGLTTSFTHVAHGNFAMAFQTHPLGPLLFLAWGVTALMCLYGFVRKKRFITDTPGFNRGMVATAWVFFLFGAVRFAAIDYRSENPVAWLHQVTSR from the coding sequence ATGGTCCGCTTTGAGCCCGCTCCCGATCGGAGATCGATCCTCGGACACCTTTATTGGTTCCTGAGTTGGGTTTTCGTGGTTGTCGTCGCTCTTTGGCTGCGACCAAGCCACTTCGGCCACGGAACGCACCAGCAGTTGGGTTTGCCACCTTGCCCCAGCGTCCTGCTGTACGGGCGCCCGTGTCCAGGTTGCGGCCTGACGACGAGCTTCACCCATGTGGCACACGGCAATTTTGCCATGGCGTTTCAAACTCATCCACTAGGCCCGCTCCTCTTTCTGGCTTGGGGCGTGACCGCGCTCATGTGCCTCTACGGGTTCGTGCGCAAGAAGCGGTTCATCACCGATACTCCGGGTTTCAACCGGGGGATGGTCGCCACAGCGTGGGTCTTTTTCTTGTTTGGGGCAGTCCGTTTCGCGGCGATCGACTACCGCTCGGAGAATCCCGTCGCCTGGCTCCACCAAGTGACCAGTCGCTAG
- the truB gene encoding tRNA pseudouridine(55) synthase TruB, translating to MLGILVVHKQQGITSHDAVNAARRKLGTRRVGHSGTLDPMATGVLVLAVGAATRFLQYLPLEPKVYEGEITFGASTDTLDAEGEIVKTCAVPRNLRDLILLERIQFLGQIQQVPPMFSAIKQNGQPLYALAREGKEVVREPRTVFIDSFDLSEFGEQTAQFRVVCSGGTYVRTLANDLGEAVGCGAHLSALRRTSVGSFTLDDAVSLEDIVPDRLIPLRSALRGIPMVELNDLEVRRVRDGNYITAPYPVAGRFAALLDEQGDVFSMARVQENRLQPDCVIPRELLHGPL from the coding sequence ATGCTTGGAATCCTCGTAGTCCATAAGCAGCAGGGCATCACGTCTCACGACGCGGTGAACGCAGCGCGACGCAAGCTCGGCACGCGCCGAGTGGGGCATTCGGGGACCTTGGACCCCATGGCGACAGGCGTATTGGTATTGGCCGTTGGCGCGGCGACGCGTTTCCTGCAGTACTTGCCTCTGGAACCCAAGGTGTACGAAGGCGAGATCACGTTTGGCGCCTCCACAGATACGCTCGACGCAGAGGGGGAGATTGTCAAGACGTGCGCAGTCCCGAGAAACCTCCGCGATCTCATCTTGCTTGAGAGGATCCAGTTCCTTGGCCAGATTCAGCAGGTGCCGCCCATGTTCAGTGCGATTAAGCAGAACGGTCAGCCGCTGTACGCCCTGGCGCGGGAGGGCAAGGAAGTAGTGCGAGAGCCACGCACCGTTTTCATTGACTCCTTCGACCTGAGCGAATTCGGCGAGCAAACCGCACAATTCCGGGTGGTGTGCAGCGGCGGCACGTATGTCCGGACGCTTGCGAACGATCTGGGCGAGGCGGTTGGCTGCGGTGCTCACTTGAGCGCGCTGCGACGAACGAGTGTCGGATCGTTCACGCTAGACGATGCGGTCTCGCTGGAGGATATCGTCCCCGATCGACTGATCCCACTTCGGTCCGCGCTGCGGGGGATTCCGATGGTGGAACTCAACGACCTGGAGGTGCGGCGCGTCCGGGATGGAAACTACATCACCGCTCCGTACCCCGTGGCGGGTAGATTTGCGGCATTGTTGGATGAACAGGGCGATGTTTTCAGCATGGCCCGAGTCCAAGAGAACCGACTTCAGCCGGATTGCGTTATTCCAAGAGAGCTTCTCCATGGTCCGCTTTGA
- a CDS encoding bifunctional oligoribonuclease/PAP phosphatase NrnA translates to MEPNLASLAERFDAVVAGAKSVLVGTHLNPDGDALGSALAVCHLLDSRGIPNELICNNLAPYNLGFLPGLDRLKLEAERSHDVGIVLDLDALHRLGRTQPSFEQCRELVIIDHHVPHEEPGTLRIVDVAAPATAVVLYRIIKQLGAPISPAMATCLMTGIVTDTGSFRYRNTTEESLHTVADLLAAGGDIVRIGEEVYGKRPLASLQLLNRCLDRMKISEDGSIAWSVLEAADFASTGALEQHTEGLVNELLSIDTVRVAAILRQPAPDKMVRASLRSRGLVDVATVAQKFGGGGHRNAAGITFDGSLARAEADLIAAVRLCLESS, encoded by the coding sequence TTGGAACCGAACCTTGCGAGCCTTGCTGAGCGATTCGACGCCGTCGTTGCGGGCGCAAAGTCGGTACTAGTGGGCACCCACTTGAACCCGGATGGCGATGCTTTGGGGTCCGCACTGGCGGTCTGCCACCTGCTGGATTCGCGCGGAATTCCCAACGAGCTCATCTGCAACAATCTCGCTCCCTACAACCTCGGTTTCTTGCCCGGTCTCGATCGACTGAAGCTGGAAGCTGAGCGCTCTCACGACGTGGGGATCGTTCTGGATTTGGATGCCTTGCACCGGTTGGGCCGTACGCAGCCGAGCTTCGAGCAGTGCCGTGAACTAGTCATCATCGACCATCACGTCCCCCATGAGGAGCCCGGGACGTTGCGAATCGTGGACGTGGCCGCCCCCGCAACGGCGGTGGTGCTGTACCGGATCATCAAGCAACTCGGCGCACCGATCAGCCCCGCTATGGCGACCTGCTTGATGACCGGGATCGTGACGGACACCGGGAGCTTTCGTTATCGCAACACGACTGAGGAGTCGCTCCACACCGTTGCCGACTTGCTCGCCGCGGGCGGAGATATCGTGCGCATCGGCGAGGAGGTGTACGGCAAACGACCCCTGGCGAGCCTGCAACTCCTGAATCGCTGCCTAGATCGTATGAAGATCAGCGAGGACGGTTCGATCGCCTGGAGCGTGCTGGAAGCCGCTGATTTTGCCTCGACCGGCGCACTGGAGCAGCACACGGAAGGGCTCGTCAATGAACTTCTCAGCATCGATACAGTGCGGGTGGCGGCGATCTTGCGACAACCTGCGCCGGACAAGATGGTCCGCGCTAGCTTACGTTCGCGTGGACTGGTCGATGTCGCGACCGTTGCGCAGAAATTTGGCGGCGGAGGTCATCGCAACGCCGCTGGCATTACTTTTGATGGGTCACTAGCTCGGGCGGAAGCCGATCTCATTGCCGCCGTGCGTCTATGCTTGGAATCCTCGTAG
- a CDS encoding FAD-binding oxidoreductase, with translation MSDPIVELGGFGGRERETVLGRSVGDLSQIRAALEEGGTWALRGAGKSYGDACYGPRVLMLDGLHQITNWDPASGVVECDAGVTLAQLWRAVISDGWWLPVVTGTAKITVGGAFAMNVHGKNHWKAGCFAEHVLSVRWLTPDGELRELHRGTPEFDAASGSAGLLGVAVSLTIQLKKVATHQLHVFCLRTDSLEESLAQVDAEAHSKDYSVGWLDLYRRGRGVVHAAEYTQARPDTVLQVLEPATRILGVSKSELWKPMRWFARGRRMSLVNLAKYTMTRDDVFDQYLADFSFLLDSAPGWEQAYQQGGGFVQFQPFVPKEAALGVFEQLIRMQGSAGLVSHLAVLKRHRAAGGLFPYCVDGFSLAMDFQWREGLDALLREMTKIVLDAGGKFYLAKDSIMTPAEARRSYGEESLERYREFKSRWDPTGVLATAQSDRLGLTVPTAV, from the coding sequence ATGTCTGATCCCATCGTCGAACTTGGGGGTTTTGGAGGGCGCGAGAGGGAGACGGTCCTCGGCCGGTCGGTGGGAGATTTAAGCCAGATTCGCGCCGCACTGGAGGAGGGAGGCACGTGGGCACTGCGCGGCGCGGGAAAGAGCTATGGCGATGCCTGCTATGGCCCCCGAGTCTTGATGCTGGATGGATTGCACCAGATTACGAACTGGGATCCAGCCAGCGGTGTGGTCGAGTGCGATGCCGGAGTGACGCTGGCGCAACTGTGGCGAGCCGTTATCAGTGACGGATGGTGGTTGCCTGTCGTGACCGGTACGGCGAAGATCACAGTCGGCGGCGCATTCGCGATGAACGTGCACGGGAAGAACCACTGGAAAGCGGGCTGTTTCGCGGAGCACGTGCTTTCTGTCCGGTGGCTGACGCCCGATGGGGAGCTGCGCGAACTGCACCGGGGTACGCCCGAGTTTGACGCGGCGAGTGGGTCGGCGGGGCTGCTTGGCGTTGCGGTGTCATTGACGATTCAACTCAAAAAGGTGGCAACCCATCAGTTGCACGTTTTCTGCCTGCGGACCGACAGTCTTGAGGAGAGCCTGGCGCAGGTGGATGCCGAGGCGCATTCGAAAGACTACTCCGTCGGCTGGCTCGACTTGTATCGACGCGGTCGAGGCGTCGTGCATGCCGCCGAGTACACCCAAGCGCGGCCAGACACCGTTCTGCAAGTCCTCGAGCCAGCCACTCGCATCCTGGGGGTCTCGAAGAGCGAACTCTGGAAGCCGATGCGTTGGTTTGCCCGGGGGCGGAGAATGTCCTTGGTAAACCTCGCCAAGTACACCATGACCCGAGACGATGTCTTCGATCAGTATTTGGCAGACTTCTCGTTCTTGCTCGATTCGGCTCCGGGTTGGGAGCAGGCGTACCAGCAGGGCGGTGGTTTTGTACAGTTCCAGCCGTTTGTCCCTAAGGAAGCCGCATTGGGGGTCTTCGAGCAGCTGATTCGCATGCAGGGCAGCGCGGGGCTGGTCAGCCATCTGGCGGTGCTCAAGAGGCATCGCGCGGCAGGAGGGCTTTTCCCGTACTGTGTTGACGGATTCTCACTCGCGATGGACTTCCAGTGGCGCGAAGGGCTTGACGCGTTGTTACGCGAGATGACGAAGATCGTGCTCGATGCCGGTGGCAAGTTCTACTTGGCGAAGGACTCCATCATGACTCCTGCCGAGGCGCGGCGATCCTACGGAGAGGAATCCCTGGAGCGGTACCGAGAGTTCAAATCACGCTGGGATCCGACGGGGGTGTTAGCGACAGCCCAGTCGGACCGCCTGGGGCTCACGGTCCCGACGGCGGTATAG
- a CDS encoding SDR family NAD(P)-dependent oxidoreductase produces the protein MSAWNSAIVVGASSGIGRELVKQLAAQGCRVTALARREELLAELASDLVRVYQHDVHAVGEVEALFEQIEADQGPVDLVVYSTGILVRPGLDVYDTAADAESVAVNLTGAMAWMNAAAPKFQARGTGTLVAIGSVAGDRGRRAVPAYHASKAGLATFMESMRNRLVRHGVTVVTVKPGPVDTDMTRGLGLKRMMPVEKAAAIILKKARRSGEFYLSPVHAVMFAVIRAIPSPIFRRLNV, from the coding sequence ATGAGCGCGTGGAACTCCGCGATCGTGGTCGGTGCGAGCTCGGGGATCGGCCGCGAGCTGGTGAAGCAACTCGCTGCGCAAGGCTGCCGGGTGACGGCACTTGCCCGACGTGAGGAACTGCTCGCCGAACTCGCTTCGGACCTCGTGCGGGTTTACCAGCACGACGTCCACGCGGTGGGTGAAGTCGAGGCGCTGTTCGAGCAGATTGAGGCCGATCAGGGACCAGTTGATCTCGTGGTCTATTCGACGGGGATTCTGGTTCGGCCGGGACTCGACGTCTACGATACCGCCGCAGATGCCGAATCGGTAGCGGTGAACTTGACGGGTGCGATGGCGTGGATGAATGCTGCTGCGCCAAAGTTTCAGGCCAGGGGCACGGGGACGTTGGTGGCGATCGGCAGCGTCGCGGGAGACCGGGGTCGTCGTGCGGTGCCCGCTTATCACGCGAGCAAAGCAGGCCTCGCGACCTTCATGGAATCCATGCGCAATCGGTTAGTCCGGCATGGTGTGACGGTCGTCACGGTCAAGCCCGGCCCGGTGGACACCGACATGACGCGAGGTCTGGGACTGAAGCGTATGATGCCGGTCGAGAAGGCGGCGGCTATCATTTTGAAGAAAGCGCGGCGTTCGGGAGAATTCTATCTTTCGCCAGTCCATGCGGTGATGTTCGCGGTCATCCGCGCGATCCCCAGTCCGATCTTCCGGCGGCTGAATGTCTGA
- a CDS encoding UbiA prenyltransferase family protein: MGAVLSLIRVRQWTKNLLVFAAWLFTAGWNTPGATQAAFLSFIALCALSSAVYVTNDLLDIESDRRHPKKRFRAIASGKISTDAATILAILLLAIGIGVGWLLPIHTMLAVFMGLQVAYNVALKHLAGVDVMTIAMAFVVRAAIGAVAIQVTISPWLLYCTGTLALFLAVAKRRHEFITLGTDGATRASLQGYTRSALDALMLLSATIAAISYGLYSIESETARAHPTLLMTVPVVVFTIIRYLLLAHGSEETDEPELLLFRDRQLMVSFVLFVVLAVAAMAGWRIGFLQVAS; this comes from the coding sequence ATGGGGGCCGTTCTATCCCTGATCCGGGTGCGCCAGTGGACGAAGAACCTATTGGTCTTCGCCGCGTGGTTGTTTACGGCGGGTTGGAACACTCCCGGGGCGACTCAAGCCGCGTTTCTTAGCTTTATCGCACTGTGCGCGTTGAGCTCGGCCGTCTACGTGACCAACGATCTCCTGGACATCGAGTCAGATCGTCGCCACCCGAAGAAGCGGTTCCGGGCGATCGCGAGCGGAAAGATTTCGACCGATGCGGCCACGATCCTGGCGATCCTCTTACTCGCGATTGGAATCGGAGTGGGCTGGTTGCTGCCGATCCACACGATGCTCGCTGTGTTCATGGGTTTGCAAGTGGCGTACAACGTTGCGCTGAAGCATTTGGCAGGGGTCGATGTGATGACCATAGCGATGGCGTTTGTGGTCCGTGCGGCGATCGGCGCGGTTGCGATCCAGGTCACGATCTCGCCGTGGCTGCTGTACTGCACGGGCACGTTGGCCTTGTTTTTGGCGGTGGCCAAGCGGCGACACGAATTCATAACCCTCGGAACCGACGGGGCCACGCGGGCGAGTCTGCAAGGCTACACGCGCTCGGCTCTGGACGCGCTAATGCTGCTGAGTGCGACGATCGCCGCCATATCGTATGGGCTCTACTCCATTGAGAGCGAAACGGCGCGCGCCCATCCGACTTTGCTCATGACGGTTCCGGTGGTTGTCTTCACGATCATCCGGTACTTGCTGTTAGCGCACGGCTCGGAGGAGACCGACGAGCCCGAGCTCCTACTCTTCCGGGACCGGCAACTGATGGTGAGCTTCGTACTCTTCGTGGTGCTCGCGGTGGCGGCCATGGCAGGCTGGAGGATCGGATTTTTGCAGGTGGCTTCATGA
- a CDS encoding SRPBCC family protein, which translates to MASIDTTLLIHAPIDRVLQIARDNRSFPDFMDDVKSLTVVQDEGDRVVSEWIGVISAFNVKVRWTQEDKWHGNRCDFVQLKGDYDSMSGYWEFKDEGQGHTRFTSHVDYEYNVPALGALVKKVIHSLATKNIEALMAAIKHRAEAN; encoded by the coding sequence ATGGCGTCCATCGATACCACTCTGCTGATCCACGCGCCGATTGATCGCGTACTCCAAATTGCGCGTGACAATCGGTCGTTTCCAGACTTTATGGATGATGTGAAGTCGCTCACGGTCGTGCAAGACGAAGGTGATCGGGTTGTGAGCGAGTGGATCGGCGTGATCTCGGCGTTCAATGTGAAAGTCCGTTGGACTCAAGAGGATAAATGGCATGGAAACCGCTGCGATTTTGTCCAGCTCAAGGGGGATTACGACTCGATGTCCGGCTACTGGGAGTTCAAAGATGAGGGACAAGGGCATACGCGCTTCACCTCTCACGTGGACTACGAGTACAACGTCCCCGCGCTCGGGGCTTTGGTGAAAAAGGTGATCCACTCACTGGCCACGAAGAACATCGAAGCGCTGATGGCGGCGATCAAGCACCGCGCTGAGGCTAACTAA
- a CDS encoding threonylcarbamoyl-AMP synthase — translation MGADWMGEDGVKLAVSALADESLVVLPTETVYGLAGLALSEVAVAKIFTAKGRPSHNPLIVHLGQVSDVVRVAVPANDRWQRLADALWPGPLTLVLPKHDSVPGIVTAGGDTVAVRIPAHPLFLRVLSELGQPLAAPSANIFTTLSPTRAQDVSLEIRAHTAGILDGGPCQVGIESTVLDLTTDVPRVLRRGVLSAATLSGVLGERVAEASSEPAPNSPGQHPRHYAPRATITFVEGHHNEPGLVFESASSAQRLMPSDPSGYAQALYAALASLDRAGEPHILVQRPPTTPEWDAVWDRLNRASYEPGGR, via the coding sequence ATGGGCGCAGATTGGATGGGTGAGGATGGAGTGAAGCTGGCGGTGTCTGCGCTGGCGGACGAGAGCCTCGTCGTGCTCCCCACCGAGACGGTCTACGGGCTGGCCGGGCTCGCGCTCTCCGAAGTGGCTGTCGCAAAGATCTTCACCGCAAAAGGGCGACCGTCTCACAACCCACTTATCGTGCATCTCGGCCAAGTGAGCGATGTCGTTCGCGTCGCCGTGCCCGCGAACGATCGCTGGCAGCGTCTGGCCGATGCGCTATGGCCCGGCCCACTAACGCTCGTACTGCCCAAACACGACTCCGTTCCGGGGATCGTCACCGCTGGGGGGGACACCGTCGCGGTTCGTATCCCCGCCCACCCGCTCTTTCTACGTGTACTGTCCGAACTTGGCCAGCCGCTGGCGGCCCCGAGCGCAAACATCTTCACCACGCTCTCCCCCACGCGTGCCCAAGATGTATCTCTGGAGATTCGTGCGCACACCGCAGGAATCCTGGACGGCGGTCCGTGCCAAGTCGGGATCGAATCCACCGTCCTCGACCTCACCACCGACGTGCCTCGAGTCCTACGCCGGGGGGTGCTTTCAGCGGCCACCCTTTCTGGAGTCCTCGGTGAGCGGGTGGCGGAAGCATCTTCGGAGCCCGCGCCAAATTCGCCGGGCCAACATCCGCGGCATTACGCTCCCCGCGCAACCATCACATTCGTTGAGGGCCATCACAACGAACCGGGACTCGTTTTTGAGAGTGCGAGCAGCGCTCAACGGCTGATGCCCAGCGATCCGAGTGGATACGCTCAGGCGTTGTACGCTGCCCTTGCCTCGCTGGACCGAGCCGGTGAACCACACATCCTGGTCCAGAGACCCCCAACGACCCCTGAGTGGGACGCCGTCTGGGACCGTCTGAACCGAGCTAGCTACGAACCTGGCGGCAGATGA
- a CDS encoding TerC family protein codes for MSFDWISSPQALVGLLTLVILEIVLGIDNVIFVSILSGRLPEEQRPRARKLWVGIAIITRSLLLLSITWIMGLTKPLFGILNHEFTGRDLVLLVGGGFLIYKSVTEIHHKLEGAQHVETGTVKQVAFGAIMAQIVMMDLIFSFDSVITAIGMVKQVEIMIISVVIALAFMLVFSGRLSAFVEKHPTIKMLALSFLVLIGANLMAEGMGQHIEKAYTYFAMAFATGVEFLNMRLRKKSDSPVQLHETPHLPPGS; via the coding sequence ATGTCCTTTGATTGGATAAGTTCGCCGCAGGCGCTTGTGGGTTTGCTGACGCTCGTCATCCTTGAGATCGTCCTCGGGATCGACAACGTTATCTTCGTGTCGATCCTGTCCGGGCGATTGCCTGAAGAGCAGCGTCCGCGTGCCCGGAAACTGTGGGTCGGTATCGCGATCATCACGCGCTCTCTGTTGCTTCTGTCGATCACTTGGATCATGGGTCTGACCAAGCCACTCTTCGGGATCCTGAATCACGAATTCACGGGGCGCGACCTGGTGCTTCTCGTCGGGGGCGGGTTCCTCATCTACAAGTCGGTGACGGAGATCCATCACAAGCTGGAGGGGGCTCAGCACGTCGAGACGGGGACCGTCAAGCAAGTCGCCTTTGGAGCGATCATGGCGCAGATCGTCATGATGGACCTGATCTTCTCGTTCGACTCGGTGATAACCGCTATCGGGATGGTGAAGCAGGTCGAGATCATGATCATCTCCGTGGTGATCGCCTTGGCGTTCATGCTCGTCTTCTCGGGACGACTGAGTGCGTTCGTGGAAAAGCACCCAACGATCAAGATGCTTGCACTATCGTTCCTGGTGCTCATAGGCGCAAACCTGATGGCCGAGGGAATGGGGCAGCACATCGAGAAGGCTTACACGTACTTTGCGATGGCGTTCGCGACCGGCGTAGAGTTCCTAAACATGCGGTTGCGCAAGAAGTCCGACAGCCCCGTGCAGTTGCACGAAACGCCTCATCTGCCGCCAGGTTCGTAG